The Chitinophaga sp. H8 genome contains a region encoding:
- a CDS encoding SusC/RagA family TonB-linked outer membrane protein has product MKMVIILLLGICLQVSANVTAQSVTISKKNISLEEVFDAVQSQTGYLFWYNAALLQQTRKMDIDVKRVSIPQLMEICLKDMPLWYTVSGKTIVIKRKQLPLETTAPPEETVATIKGKVVAATGVPLVGVTVKEKGTGKGTVSNEQGEFELPGVEPGAILVFSYLGYDTREIQLNNDAFLSVTLTPAASGLDAVVVVGYGTQKRGDVTGAIASVGPKTLREVPVTNVQQMLQGRVAGVYVNNTGNRPGAQPSVLIRGTRSFSAGNDPLYVVDGIPLIGGLNDINPDDIQSIEVLKDASATAIYGSRGANGVLIITTRRGKAGRTVVSYNAYLNVADVTRLANMMDGPQYAEYRREANRAIKRYDDNDPNADAKIFDKAQLAAIASGTSTDYQALTVRTGIAQNHELSVSGGNENTLFNISLGYFKDQGYIRIQDFTRYTTRINIDQKINNRVKVGMSTLAAFSESNGSDVNPFAAALVTTPLSQPYDANGNISMYPSEDMLQVNPLIDLVPGAVVNRNKRFRLLSSMYGEATVAEGLKFRMNFAPDLTESRTGNYRGSRTTNQNGAAPAANNGENFTLAYTWENMLTYEKTLAEKHRLNVTGLYSLQNYANESTSGSVKDLPVGLDSIEYNNLGAGATITGIGSGLSRWSILSWMGRVNYAFDDRFLLTLTGRADGSSKFAGGHKWGFFPAVALGWNIMNESFLKHNKTINNLKLRLSYGKNGNTGINPYQTRALLSRTSYDWDGTAAYGYRPGSLNNPDLTWETTTSANAGIDFGFLNNRITGSLEVYQAKTTDLLLSRQLPITSGFPSIVSNIGSTSNTGLELSVSTVNIAATSKDGFEWSTDFNMATNKEKILSLSLGKQDDVGNARFIGQSLDVIYDYEKTGIWQLKEDTKAAQYGSAVGQIQVRDVNGNGKIDAGDRMVLGQIRPKWTGGITNRFSYKGFDLSVFLNGRFGNLMKDPLRTGNTFALEGRYNTVNVDYWTPDNPVNTYPQPRGGQGGGPLFGSTLSIFDGSFVRIKNINLGYRLSPDMLRNTGIQSFRIYANVQNPYVFSSFVHQHQGIDPEVPNQPFYVNYVFGINVTF; this is encoded by the coding sequence ATGAAAATGGTTATCATCCTGCTGCTGGGGATCTGCTTACAGGTAAGCGCAAATGTGACTGCTCAATCTGTGACCATCTCAAAAAAGAATATCTCACTGGAAGAGGTATTTGATGCCGTGCAATCACAAACGGGCTACCTCTTCTGGTACAATGCGGCCTTACTGCAACAAACCCGGAAGATGGATATAGACGTCAAACGTGTTTCTATTCCACAGCTCATGGAAATATGCCTGAAAGATATGCCCCTGTGGTATACCGTTTCCGGAAAAACAATTGTGATTAAACGTAAACAACTGCCGTTGGAAACAACTGCTCCTCCGGAAGAAACGGTGGCGACCATTAAGGGAAAGGTGGTTGCTGCGACAGGTGTGCCGCTGGTGGGGGTTACCGTGAAAGAGAAAGGCACCGGCAAAGGAACCGTTTCCAACGAGCAGGGTGAGTTTGAACTGCCGGGCGTAGAGCCGGGTGCTATCCTGGTATTTAGCTACCTGGGATATGATACCCGCGAAATACAATTGAACAATGATGCTTTCCTGTCTGTAACGCTTACGCCGGCTGCTTCCGGACTGGATGCGGTAGTGGTGGTAGGATATGGTACCCAAAAAAGAGGTGATGTAACGGGTGCGATCGCTTCCGTGGGGCCTAAAACATTGCGCGAAGTACCTGTTACCAACGTACAGCAAATGCTACAGGGAAGAGTGGCAGGGGTGTATGTGAATAATACGGGCAACCGGCCGGGGGCACAGCCTTCCGTATTGATCCGCGGTACACGCTCTTTCAGTGCGGGGAACGACCCCTTGTATGTAGTGGATGGCATCCCGCTCATTGGTGGATTAAATGATATTAACCCGGATGATATCCAGTCGATAGAAGTGTTAAAAGATGCGTCTGCTACGGCTATCTATGGTTCGAGGGGAGCGAATGGAGTACTGATTATCACCACCAGGAGAGGGAAAGCGGGTCGTACTGTCGTGAGCTATAATGCCTACCTCAATGTAGCGGATGTAACCAGGCTGGCAAATATGATGGATGGTCCGCAATATGCAGAATACCGCCGTGAGGCCAACCGGGCCATCAAAAGATATGATGATAATGATCCGAATGCGGATGCTAAAATCTTTGATAAAGCACAACTGGCAGCTATTGCCAGCGGTACATCTACGGACTATCAGGCACTCACCGTTCGTACCGGGATTGCACAGAACCATGAATTAAGCGTGTCTGGCGGAAACGAAAATACCCTGTTTAATATTTCCCTGGGCTATTTCAAAGACCAGGGATATATCCGTATACAGGACTTTACCCGCTATACTACCCGCATTAATATTGACCAGAAAATCAACAACCGGGTAAAAGTGGGCATGTCTACGCTGGCAGCCTTCAGCGAATCCAATGGGAGTGATGTAAATCCTTTTGCGGCAGCATTGGTAACTACACCGCTGAGCCAACCATATGATGCCAACGGTAATATAAGCATGTATCCTTCTGAAGACATGTTGCAGGTAAATCCCCTGATCGATCTCGTGCCTGGTGCGGTCGTAAACAGGAACAAAAGATTCCGCCTGCTCAGCAGCATGTATGGAGAGGCGACTGTGGCAGAAGGATTGAAGTTCCGGATGAACTTTGCCCCCGATCTTACAGAAAGCAGAACCGGGAATTACAGAGGTTCCCGCACGACCAACCAGAATGGAGCAGCTCCGGCGGCCAACAACGGTGAGAATTTTACACTGGCCTATACCTGGGAAAATATGCTCACCTATGAGAAAACCCTGGCGGAAAAACACCGGCTGAACGTAACCGGGTTATATAGCTTGCAAAACTACGCTAATGAGAGTACGAGCGGATCAGTAAAAGATTTACCTGTTGGGCTTGATTCTATTGAATACAATAACCTGGGGGCTGGTGCCACCATTACCGGTATTGGCAGCGGACTCAGCCGCTGGAGCATCCTTTCCTGGATGGGGCGTGTCAATTATGCCTTTGACGACCGCTTTCTGCTCACATTAACCGGTCGTGCGGATGGCTCCTCCAAATTTGCAGGTGGTCATAAGTGGGGATTCTTTCCTGCGGTGGCTTTAGGCTGGAACATCATGAACGAATCGTTTTTAAAGCATAACAAAACGATCAATAACCTGAAACTAAGACTGAGCTACGGAAAAAACGGGAATACTGGTATTAATCCTTACCAAACCAGGGCACTGCTTTCGCGCACCTCATACGATTGGGACGGTACCGCTGCCTATGGTTACCGGCCAGGTAGTTTGAATAATCCCGATCTCACCTGGGAAACCACCACTTCCGCCAATGCGGGTATTGACTTCGGCTTTTTGAATAACCGGATCACTGGTAGCCTGGAAGTATACCAGGCTAAAACCACCGATCTCTTATTATCCCGGCAGCTGCCTATTACTTCCGGTTTTCCCAGTATTGTTTCTAACATAGGATCTACCAGTAATACCGGATTGGAACTGTCGGTGTCTACAGTTAATATAGCTGCTACTTCTAAAGATGGGTTCGAATGGAGTACAGATTTCAATATGGCTACCAACAAAGAAAAGATCCTGTCGCTTTCCCTGGGCAAACAGGATGATGTGGGCAACGCCCGCTTCATTGGTCAATCCCTGGATGTGATTTATGATTATGAAAAAACCGGTATCTGGCAATTGAAGGAGGATACTAAAGCAGCACAGTACGGCTCTGCGGTAGGACAAATACAGGTGAGGGATGTAAACGGGAATGGAAAAATTGATGCAGGCGACCGGATGGTGTTAGGACAGATCAGACCTAAATGGACCGGCGGGATCACTAACCGTTTTTCTTACAAGGGATTTGATCTCTCTGTTTTTCTGAATGGCCGCTTCGGCAACCTGATGAAAGACCCCTTGCGTACCGGTAATACTTTTGCACTGGAAGGAAGATATAACACGGTAAATGTAGATTACTGGACACCGGACAATCCCGTAAATACTTATCCGCAACCCCGTGGAGGACAAGGAGGTGGACCACTTTTTGGCAGTACCCTGTCGATCTTTGATGGCTCTTTTGTGCGGATAAAAAATATCAACCTGGGGTATCGTTTATCGCCCGATATGTTAAGAAACACCGGCATTCAATCCTTCCGCATTTATGCCAACGTACAAAATCCTTATGTATTTTCTTCTTTTGTGCATCAACACCAGGGGATTGATCCGGAAGTACCTAATCAACCCTTTTACGTGAATTATGTATTTGGGATCAACGTTACCTTTTAA
- a CDS encoding FecR family protein → MKQERLQQLLEAYIFDTITGEGREELATLLETPEARSLFATMLQAQLVQHTYDTADELPAVYARIQAGLEAHIREERKAPVLQPRRFTTAWKVAAAILGVVMATGIYFLLSRQPAAVAPISQLQHDLPPGGNKAVLTLANGTKITLDSADNGALAQQGNTRIIKLDSGQLAYNVQGQTAAVTYNTLATPRGGQYQVTLPDGTHVWLNAESSLYFPTAFTGEERKVALTGEAYFEVAPKADQPFRVTVALPAPDRQGMMVEVLGTHFNINAYPEEKTIHTTLLEGSVKAITGNTKVAMQPGEQASLPVNGNSAFVVSRPNLMQVMAWKNGYFRFKGDNIRTIMQQLARWYDITPVYEGNMELKNFSGTISRNENISGVLKMLEATDDITFKVEGKKVIVYAR, encoded by the coding sequence ATGAAACAAGAACGATTACAGCAATTGCTGGAAGCATATATATTTGATACTATTACTGGCGAAGGCCGGGAAGAACTGGCAACATTGCTGGAAACACCGGAGGCAAGATCGTTGTTTGCCACGATGCTGCAAGCCCAGCTGGTACAGCATACCTATGATACAGCGGATGAACTGCCCGCTGTTTATGCCCGTATTCAGGCTGGACTGGAAGCGCATATCCGGGAAGAACGTAAAGCCCCCGTGTTGCAACCACGGAGGTTTACCACAGCATGGAAGGTAGCAGCAGCTATTTTAGGTGTCGTAATGGCAACAGGTATTTATTTCCTGCTTTCCCGGCAGCCCGCAGCTGTTGCACCTATCTCACAATTACAGCACGATCTGCCTCCCGGAGGCAATAAGGCGGTGCTTACCCTGGCAAATGGGACAAAGATTACCCTGGACAGTGCAGACAACGGAGCACTGGCACAGCAGGGCAATACCAGGATCATCAAACTCGATAGCGGACAGCTGGCCTATAACGTGCAGGGGCAAACGGCAGCCGTAACATATAACACACTGGCCACCCCCAGAGGAGGACAATACCAGGTTACGCTACCGGATGGTACCCACGTATGGCTGAATGCCGAAAGCTCACTGTATTTTCCCACCGCTTTCACGGGCGAAGAACGGAAGGTGGCCCTCACCGGGGAAGCCTACTTTGAAGTGGCGCCCAAGGCGGACCAGCCTTTCCGGGTAACGGTGGCGCTGCCTGCGCCAGACCGGCAAGGGATGATGGTGGAAGTACTGGGTACCCATTTTAATATTAATGCTTACCCTGAAGAAAAAACAATACATACCACGTTGCTGGAAGGGTCTGTGAAGGCGATCACCGGAAATACAAAGGTGGCTATGCAACCCGGAGAACAGGCATCTTTGCCGGTCAACGGTAATAGTGCCTTTGTCGTTTCCCGCCCCAACCTCATGCAGGTAATGGCCTGGAAAAATGGCTATTTCCGGTTCAAAGGAGATAATATTAGGACCATTATGCAGCAACTGGCACGCTGGTATGATATCACTCCGGTATATGAAGGTAATATGGAACTGAAAAACTTTTCAGGTACTATTTCCCGTAACGAAAATATTTCAGGAGTATTAAAAATGCTGGAAGCAACAGATGATATCACGTTTAAAGTAGAAGGGAAAAAAGTGATCGTATACGCCCGGTAA
- a CDS encoding glycosyl hydrolase — MNSKLIRVALLAFSLAGGSLGATAQHKYHHQANAITESPWGVAAHPLRPVEWESIGKVKALCQEAGIRWMRTDFSFSYICQSPDTLYFDKYDQLLEQLQQGGMQVLPILQGYDWEIKNKRPQAWPLYQHPEEWRRYVRATVQRYHHRLKYWEIWNEQDGGFWKPKPDAAQYVTLLKIAYEEIKAIDPTCQVVIGGLVSWNAPYLQDMYKAGAKGYFDILAVHPYQWGPDASAKTLREMEAFQSVMQAHQQGHLPVWITEGGSSTFTGALTLQQPDFMIQAIRYALTKIAKTPAAALTIGVAMSPRVKNLEEEAGSRPWLPGIKLKSIAFDNLATLDPQQCPVLIGTEGLNIDAPMLEPLKDYVKRGGLLLAVNKLPFFTVHTQGADGIWRAADQPEKTYPFFHMGFEAFWTKPGIPVSTHHVQLAPAALAAGLPPVKDIYMDRFLSAKNMAPGDHYYPIIQAFDKDGRLAGEAMALYTSKDWKGGILASTASVESGVTETVQANLLQRVYLTYLAAGIQKIFWYDLHNDGTMKGEREHNFGLMHYDWTPKPAWYAYKAMTAALGDHPAFVKRISGKDNQVWALVFKRKEDGKHVLAIWSVDEQTNFRLNHKKKDKPVMTGTGTQVHFIPLEYRIKDYTIQ; from the coding sequence ATGAACAGTAAATTGATACGTGTTGCCCTGCTGGCTTTCAGTTTGGCCGGGGGAAGTTTGGGGGCAACAGCCCAACATAAATATCACCATCAGGCAAATGCTATCACTGAAAGTCCATGGGGAGTGGCTGCACATCCACTACGGCCGGTAGAATGGGAAAGTATAGGTAAAGTGAAGGCACTTTGCCAGGAAGCAGGCATCCGCTGGATGCGGACAGACTTTTCCTTTTCGTATATCTGTCAGTCGCCGGATACCTTGTACTTTGACAAGTATGATCAATTGTTAGAGCAATTGCAGCAAGGCGGGATGCAGGTGTTACCCATTTTGCAGGGATACGACTGGGAGATAAAAAACAAACGCCCGCAAGCCTGGCCACTATACCAGCACCCGGAAGAATGGCGCAGATATGTGAGGGCTACCGTCCAGCGTTATCATCACCGGTTAAAATACTGGGAGATCTGGAATGAGCAGGATGGCGGGTTCTGGAAGCCCAAGCCGGATGCGGCGCAATATGTTACCCTGCTAAAAATCGCTTATGAAGAGATCAAGGCTATTGACCCTACCTGTCAGGTAGTGATCGGTGGGCTGGTAAGCTGGAACGCACCCTATTTACAGGACATGTACAAAGCAGGCGCTAAAGGTTATTTTGATATCCTGGCCGTACATCCTTATCAGTGGGGACCTGATGCGAGTGCTAAAACACTGCGCGAAATGGAAGCCTTCCAAAGTGTAATGCAGGCGCATCAGCAAGGCCATCTGCCTGTCTGGATTACAGAGGGAGGCTCGTCTACCTTTACCGGGGCACTTACTTTGCAACAGCCTGATTTTATGATACAGGCCATACGTTACGCCCTCACGAAAATAGCAAAGACACCAGCTGCCGCCTTAACCATAGGTGTGGCGATGTCTCCCAGGGTAAAGAACCTGGAAGAAGAAGCGGGGAGCCGCCCCTGGCTGCCGGGAATAAAACTAAAAAGTATAGCCTTTGACAATCTGGCTACCCTTGATCCGCAACAATGCCCTGTACTGATTGGAACAGAAGGGTTAAATATTGATGCGCCTATGCTGGAGCCTTTAAAAGATTATGTAAAGCGCGGCGGCTTATTACTGGCAGTGAATAAACTGCCTTTTTTTACCGTGCATACACAAGGCGCGGATGGGATCTGGCGTGCAGCGGATCAGCCGGAAAAAACATATCCGTTCTTCCACATGGGGTTTGAAGCATTCTGGACCAAACCAGGTATTCCTGTCAGTACCCACCACGTACAATTGGCGCCGGCGGCTTTAGCGGCGGGCCTGCCTCCGGTAAAGGATATTTATATGGACCGCTTCCTGAGTGCTAAAAACATGGCGCCGGGAGATCACTACTATCCTATTATACAGGCATTTGACAAGGATGGCAGGTTGGCGGGAGAAGCCATGGCATTGTATACCAGCAAGGACTGGAAAGGGGGGATTCTGGCAAGTACGGCCTCCGTGGAAAGCGGCGTAACAGAAACAGTACAGGCCAACTTACTCCAACGGGTATACCTGACCTATCTTGCTGCCGGAATACAGAAAATTTTTTGGTACGACCTGCACAACGATGGTACGATGAAAGGAGAGCGGGAACACAACTTCGGATTGATGCATTACGACTGGACGCCCAAGCCTGCCTGGTATGCCTACAAAGCAATGACTGCGGCACTAGGCGATCATCCTGCTTTTGTTAAACGGATCTCCGGTAAGGATAACCAGGTATGGGCGCTGGTGTTTAAAAGGAAAGAAGATGGTAAACATGTCCTGGCCATTTGGTCTGTCGACGAACAAACCAATTTCCGGTTAAATCATAAAAAGAAAGACAAACCAGTGATGACGGGTACAGGCACGCAGGTACATTTTATTCCACTGGAATATCGCATCAAAGACTATACGATTCAATAG
- a CDS encoding RNA polymerase sigma factor produces MDETLPEEKDLLLLIAHGDELAFAKIVQKYWRNIYSHALTYLKSALMAEEITQDVFIRLWNARSALPEVRKFDDYLFIIARNCIISGVRKKLKTPAAQLETDTEEKLLLPDQQLEYKEHYQLLLNGIELLPDKRKQVFKMSRLDGLTHEEIARELNIHKDTVAQYIVKAVNFLRTYLRSHINNPILIIVLLAGGAPENFF; encoded by the coding sequence ATGGACGAAACTTTACCGGAGGAAAAAGACCTGCTGCTGCTGATAGCCCACGGTGACGAGCTGGCTTTCGCTAAAATTGTGCAAAAATACTGGCGCAATATTTATTCCCACGCGCTTACTTACCTGAAGTCTGCCCTGATGGCAGAAGAAATCACACAGGATGTATTTATCCGGTTATGGAATGCCCGTTCTGCTTTACCTGAAGTAAGAAAGTTTGACGATTACCTGTTCATTATTGCCCGTAACTGTATCATCTCCGGTGTACGTAAAAAGTTGAAAACACCGGCTGCCCAGCTGGAAACAGATACGGAAGAAAAGCTCCTGTTACCTGATCAGCAGCTGGAATACAAGGAGCATTATCAACTATTGCTCAATGGCATAGAACTCTTGCCGGATAAAAGAAAACAGGTTTTTAAGATGAGCCGCCTGGATGGCCTTACGCATGAAGAGATTGCCCGCGAATTAAATATTCATAAAGATACCGTAGCACAATACATCGTAAAGGCGGTCAACTTTCTGCGAACCTACCTGCGGTCGCATATCAATAATCCTATATTGATTATTGTATTGCTTGCCGGAGGAGCACCAGAAAATTTTTTTTAA
- a CDS encoding FUSC family protein — translation MQTAHWLKDIKSFLYSYHFSNGLRTTISVVVPSIVFAFMGKLDIGIGISMGALCTALADVPGTIIHKRNGLIISSILICLTALGTGLLAPYPYLMAPWIMGCCFVFAMLLVYGNRGGNIGTACLLVMVSVLGEPQHSVQLSFVFAGLVLAGSAWYAALALLLWQIRPYLNVQQTLGDCIMQTARYLELRSNFYTPGVNVADNYKAVLEQQVLVNEKQEGVRELLLKRRSAQQGTTSINKSMVLIFLDMVDLQEQIMASQTDYKALQATFKGEDILSKFHVLIDSFATELKNIGLAVASGQRSLPKENLRHEIEKVKKAIAEMHHSLPTLKERTKLIPLNNIVHNLQDMAQRIYNLHRLTRLEKLKDETIDPKLELSKFTTRQRYDLATFRDNLSFKSYIFRHGIRVSLATVTGYLLGLALHIDRIYWILLTVVVILKPGFGLTRSRSVQRLIGTVIGALFAAGVLFLTQDDTAIFIVMLVCILGAYSFMTFHYTVSVFFVTPFIIFLLHFLHPADLYNATQRVIDTFIGGALAFVANQVLWPVWEHNSLPNYMHKMTLSNKAYFEQVMRLYTNQPLTITDYKLARKETYVDTANMMSAFQRMLSEPKSKQKNASKVYHFVVLNHTLTSHIAALAAYGMHHGVHFPRPEYGQLSEHLIQYLNEIAALSNPAQQGEKPPCPAPTNAMEVLDAHLENLIHLRQLEINDGKGLTPLRDEMLETKQVRDQLQAILSLVKDMKKALS, via the coding sequence TTGCAGACAGCACACTGGCTTAAAGACATTAAGAGTTTTCTATATAGTTATCATTTTAGTAATGGATTACGTACTACCATCAGTGTGGTAGTCCCTTCCATTGTCTTTGCCTTTATGGGGAAGCTGGACATCGGGATCGGCATTTCCATGGGTGCCTTATGTACTGCACTGGCAGATGTACCTGGTACGATCATACACAAGCGGAACGGCCTGATAATCAGCTCCATCCTGATATGTCTTACGGCACTGGGTACCGGATTACTGGCCCCTTACCCCTATCTGATGGCTCCCTGGATCATGGGATGCTGTTTTGTATTTGCGATGCTGCTGGTGTATGGTAACCGGGGTGGTAATATCGGTACCGCCTGTTTGCTGGTGATGGTATCTGTGCTGGGTGAACCACAGCATTCTGTACAGCTGTCTTTTGTTTTTGCAGGACTGGTGCTGGCCGGCAGTGCCTGGTATGCAGCACTGGCCCTCCTCCTATGGCAGATAAGGCCTTATCTGAACGTGCAGCAAACGCTGGGAGATTGTATTATGCAAACCGCCCGTTACCTGGAGCTGCGTTCCAACTTTTACACCCCTGGTGTAAATGTAGCAGATAACTACAAGGCCGTGCTGGAACAGCAGGTGCTGGTGAACGAAAAACAGGAAGGTGTACGGGAGTTACTACTGAAAAGAAGGTCGGCCCAGCAAGGTACTACCAGCATCAACAAAAGCATGGTGCTGATCTTCCTGGATATGGTAGACCTGCAGGAGCAGATCATGGCTTCCCAAACAGATTACAAGGCATTGCAGGCTACTTTTAAGGGAGAGGATATCCTCTCTAAATTTCATGTGCTGATAGACAGCTTTGCCACAGAGCTGAAAAATATCGGGCTGGCCGTAGCGTCCGGGCAACGTTCTTTGCCCAAAGAGAACCTGCGTCATGAAATAGAAAAGGTGAAGAAGGCGATTGCCGAAATGCATCATTCCCTGCCTACGCTAAAAGAAAGGACCAAGCTGATACCGCTCAATAATATCGTGCACAACCTGCAGGATATGGCACAGCGTATTTATAACCTGCACCGGCTTACCCGCCTGGAAAAGCTGAAAGATGAAACCATAGATCCCAAACTGGAGCTATCTAAGTTCACCACCCGCCAGCGGTACGACCTGGCTACTTTCCGGGATAACCTTTCTTTCAAATCATATATTTTCCGGCATGGCATCCGGGTAAGCCTGGCCACCGTTACCGGCTATCTGCTGGGGCTGGCCTTGCATATAGACCGGATATACTGGATCCTGCTCACAGTGGTAGTGATCCTCAAACCAGGATTTGGCCTTACCAGGTCGCGCAGTGTCCAACGTTTAATAGGTACCGTTATAGGCGCCTTGTTTGCCGCAGGGGTATTGTTCTTGACACAGGATGACACGGCCATATTTATTGTCATGCTGGTATGTATACTGGGGGCTTACAGCTTTATGACCTTCCACTATACGGTAAGTGTGTTTTTCGTAACTCCTTTTATCATCTTCCTGCTACATTTTTTACATCCGGCCGACCTCTACAATGCCACCCAGCGCGTAATAGATACCTTTATTGGCGGCGCCCTGGCCTTTGTGGCCAACCAGGTGCTGTGGCCGGTATGGGAGCATAATTCATTGCCTAATTATATGCATAAAATGACGCTTTCCAACAAAGCGTATTTTGAGCAGGTGATGCGGTTGTATACCAATCAGCCCCTGACCATCACAGATTATAAGCTGGCGCGCAAAGAAACTTATGTAGACACGGCGAATATGATGTCGGCCTTTCAGCGTATGCTGTCGGAACCCAAAAGCAAGCAGAAAAATGCCTCCAAAGTATATCACTTTGTGGTATTGAATCATACGCTCACCTCTCATATAGCCGCACTGGCCGCTTACGGGATGCATCATGGCGTGCATTTTCCACGGCCGGAATACGGACAGCTGAGTGAACACCTGATACAATACCTGAACGAAATAGCTGCACTCAGCAATCCCGCACAACAAGGTGAAAAGCCTCCTTGTCCTGCTCCCACCAATGCAATGGAAGTGCTGGATGCCCACCTCGAAAACCTCATTCACCTCAGACAACTGGAAATAAATGATGGAAAGGGACTGACACCCTTGCGGGATGAAATGCTGGAAACCAAACAGGTGCGCGACCAACTGCAGGCGATCCTCTCGCTTGTAAAGGATATGAAAAAAGCGTTGAGCTGA
- a CDS encoding RagB/SusD family nutrient uptake outer membrane protein yields the protein MKPIFLFIILYACLTTSCTKQLNEEMRAGIPDTYLNTPDGFNAGVNAAYSYLRTWYGQQNGAQLTVYGTDTYMCALGELALDAYNFNLNATRGFITGPWNDLYLALNACNAVISRAPKVPMAEDLKNVRLGEARFLRAMYYFLLVQTWGPVQLSLEETTSITTTAHRTPVDSIYKAIIADLDFAVAHLPATAANYGRATKPAAEHFLAKVYLTRAGISARQPDDYKRAAELAKNVITKYNYQLLNNYSDVFVQGSGEKNPEVIFAVQYSKDVLTNGQGNQSHLYYIMGYTAFPGVLRDLANGRTYQFFRPTRFTTDTLFDKVHDSRYEKSFITTYYCNNPGTFNINGRQVTMQLGDTAIYLPGYEVTKEARDRANYSIITPSQYNQTNYPTLSKFIDPQRPDINNVAGSRDFIVFRLAETYLIAAEALMMSGNTPEAVPYMNEVRRRAARTGATPQETAANKQAMEIKAADLDIDFILDERGRELLGEYVRWFDLVRTGKLIERVKLHNPNGAVNIKPFHLVRPIPQDQIDKTAGGNNAFPQNPEY from the coding sequence ATGAAGCCGATTTTTCTTTTTATCATATTATACGCTTGCCTGACTACTTCCTGTACCAAACAGCTGAACGAAGAAATGCGTGCAGGCATACCGGATACCTATCTCAATACACCTGATGGTTTTAATGCCGGCGTAAATGCGGCGTATAGTTACCTGCGTACCTGGTACGGACAGCAAAATGGCGCCCAGCTCACCGTGTATGGTACGGATACCTATATGTGCGCATTGGGGGAACTGGCATTGGATGCCTACAATTTTAACCTGAATGCTACCAGGGGATTTATTACCGGTCCGTGGAATGATTTGTACCTGGCATTGAATGCCTGTAATGCGGTGATTTCCAGAGCGCCTAAAGTGCCTATGGCCGAGGATCTCAAAAATGTTCGCTTAGGAGAAGCGCGCTTTCTGCGGGCCATGTATTATTTTCTGTTGGTACAAACCTGGGGACCGGTTCAGTTATCCCTGGAAGAAACCACCAGCATTACCACCACCGCACATCGTACACCGGTAGACAGTATCTACAAAGCCATCATCGCAGACCTGGATTTTGCAGTGGCACATTTGCCTGCTACGGCTGCTAATTATGGCCGCGCCACCAAACCTGCTGCAGAACATTTTCTGGCTAAAGTATATCTTACCCGTGCAGGCATCAGCGCGCGCCAGCCGGATGATTATAAACGGGCGGCAGAACTGGCAAAGAACGTGATCACTAAATATAATTACCAGTTACTGAATAATTACTCCGATGTGTTTGTGCAGGGGAGTGGCGAGAAAAATCCTGAAGTGATCTTTGCGGTGCAATACAGTAAAGATGTATTGACAAATGGACAGGGCAACCAAAGCCACCTGTATTATATCATGGGATATACCGCTTTTCCAGGTGTATTAAGGGATCTGGCCAACGGCAGAACCTACCAGTTTTTCCGGCCTACCCGCTTTACAACGGATACCCTGTTTGATAAAGTACACGACAGCCGCTATGAAAAAAGTTTTATTACCACGTACTATTGCAATAACCCTGGTACCTTTAATATCAATGGCAGACAGGTAACCATGCAATTGGGCGATACGGCTATTTATCTGCCCGGCTATGAAGTGACAAAGGAAGCGCGCGACCGGGCCAACTATAGTATTATTACGCCCAGCCAGTATAACCAAACCAATTATCCCACTCTCAGCAAATTTATAGATCCGCAAAGACCTGATATTAATAACGTGGCCGGTTCCCGAGATTTTATCGTTTTCCGGCTGGCAGAAACCTACCTGATAGCGGCAGAGGCATTGATGATGAGTGGCAACACTCCGGAGGCAGTGCCTTACATGAACGAAGTGCGCCGCCGTGCGGCCAGAACCGGAGCTACACCACAGGAAACAGCAGCTAATAAACAAGCTATGGAAATCAAAGCTGCCGACCTGGACATTGATTTTATCCTGGATGAAAGAGGACGTGAATTGCTGGGAGAATATGTGCGCTGGTTTGACCTGGTACGTACCGGAAAACTGATAGAAAGGGTAAAACTGCATAACCCTAACGGGGCGGTCAATATCAAACCTTTTCACCTGGTAAGACCTATTCCGCAGGATCAGATAGACAAAACAGCCGGGGGGAATAATGCTTTTCCGCAAAATCCGGAATACTAA